From Microbacterium croceum, a single genomic window includes:
- a CDS encoding Dps family protein, producing the protein MSKAQTVSTTASDPTVAAAAAQFLSPVVLGLEALTVNGKQAHWHVRGANFVGVHELLDTIVAHAGDFADTAAERIVALGLPIDARLSTVAEKAGTSAVPAGFTQSDELVRAVISDIDAILVDVKAAIDGLDEVDLTSQDVAIEIMRGLEKDRWFLVSHIAA; encoded by the coding sequence ATGAGCAAGGCACAGACCGTTTCCACCACCGCCAGCGACCCGACCGTGGCGGCTGCCGCAGCGCAGTTCCTCTCCCCGGTCGTCCTGGGTCTCGAGGCGCTCACCGTCAACGGCAAGCAGGCGCACTGGCACGTCCGTGGCGCGAACTTCGTCGGCGTCCACGAGCTGCTCGACACGATCGTGGCCCACGCCGGCGACTTCGCCGACACGGCTGCAGAGCGCATCGTCGCCCTCGGCCTCCCGATCGACGCGCGCCTGAGCACCGTCGCCGAGAAGGCCGGCACCAGCGCCGTGCCCGCAGGCTTCACTCAGTCGGATGAGCTCGTCCGCGCGGTCATCTCCGACATCGACGCAATCCTCGTCGACGTCAAGGCCGCGATCGACGGTCTCGACGAGGTCGACCTCACAAGCCAGGACGTCGCGATCGAGATCATGCGCGGCCTCGAGAAGGACCGCTGGTTCCTCGTCTCGCACATCGCCGCCTGA
- a CDS encoding gamma carbonic anhydrase family protein translates to MTIAASASVLSLPERTPAIAEDSFVADGARLIGAVTLSAGASVWYNAVLRADSAQITIGTDSNVQDNVSVHVDDDHPVNIGAKVSVGHNAVVHGCTIGDGSLVGMGAVILSGAVIGEGCLIAGGAVVLGGTVVPAGSLVAGVPAKVRRALSDAEREGLIANADIYLRHSRTHSLAAPV, encoded by the coding sequence ATGACCATCGCAGCGAGCGCGTCCGTCCTCAGCCTTCCAGAGCGCACGCCGGCAATCGCCGAAGACTCCTTCGTCGCGGACGGCGCTCGTCTCATCGGCGCAGTGACGCTGTCCGCCGGAGCCAGCGTCTGGTACAACGCCGTGCTGCGTGCAGATTCGGCGCAGATCACGATCGGGACCGACAGCAACGTGCAGGACAACGTCTCGGTCCACGTCGACGACGACCACCCCGTGAACATCGGTGCGAAGGTGTCCGTCGGGCACAATGCCGTGGTGCACGGATGCACGATCGGCGACGGCTCGCTGGTCGGCATGGGAGCCGTGATCCTCAGTGGCGCCGTGATCGGAGAAGGGTGTCTGATCGCCGGGGGCGCGGTCGTCCTCGGCGGCACCGTCGTTCCCGCCGGGTCGCTCGTCGCAGGCGTCCCCGCGAAGGTGCGGCGTGCGCTGAGCGACGCGGAGCGCGAGGGACTCATCGCCAACGCCGACATCTACCTGCGGCACAGCCGGACCCACAGCCTTGCCGCTCCGGTCTGA
- a CDS encoding YihY/virulence factor BrkB family protein — MSAATTEDEPSPNDLDARSWKFVARSVIRKFGQDGAGDIAAGLTFHAVLALIPAIMVVVSVVSLLGKESETVTLVLEVSRAVASPEVAKGLASVVDMLAESSIAGLALLTGLALTIWAGARYIAVLGRGMNRVYDVEEGRRGWALKLMQLAVSVLLFVAVLAVAALLALSEPVARAIGDALSLGDSVLIAWQILRWPLLAAIVIAAVAFLYDRAPNVRHVKFRWVSLGAGIAILVLIIASALFSLYVSSIVDYDRVYGPLAGAIIFLLWMWIANLALMLGVEFDAAVERARELRAGEPAEFRVRLPLRDDTQIEAKNRRSSEEVAEARELRNRSEGVDG, encoded by the coding sequence ATGAGTGCAGCCACCACCGAGGATGAACCGTCGCCGAACGACCTCGACGCCCGATCATGGAAGTTCGTCGCTCGCAGCGTGATCCGCAAGTTCGGACAAGATGGTGCCGGGGATATCGCCGCCGGACTGACGTTCCACGCCGTTCTCGCGCTCATCCCGGCGATCATGGTTGTCGTCTCCGTCGTCAGCCTGCTCGGCAAGGAATCGGAGACGGTCACGCTCGTCCTCGAGGTGTCTCGCGCCGTCGCCTCGCCGGAGGTTGCGAAAGGGCTGGCCTCCGTCGTCGACATGCTCGCGGAGTCCTCGATCGCGGGTCTCGCGCTCCTGACCGGCCTCGCGCTCACGATCTGGGCCGGCGCGCGCTACATCGCCGTGCTCGGGAGAGGGATGAACCGGGTCTACGACGTGGAGGAGGGCCGGCGGGGATGGGCGCTCAAGCTCATGCAGCTCGCGGTCAGCGTGCTGCTCTTCGTCGCCGTGCTGGCCGTTGCTGCTCTGCTCGCACTCTCCGAACCGGTTGCACGCGCGATCGGCGACGCGCTCTCGCTCGGTGACTCCGTGCTCATCGCCTGGCAGATCCTCCGCTGGCCGCTTCTCGCCGCGATCGTGATCGCGGCGGTCGCCTTCCTCTACGACAGGGCGCCGAACGTCCGGCATGTGAAGTTCCGCTGGGTGAGTCTCGGCGCCGGGATCGCGATCCTCGTGCTGATCATCGCCAGCGCGCTGTTCAGCCTGTATGTGTCGAGCATCGTGGACTACGACCGCGTCTACGGACCGCTCGCCGGTGCGATCATCTTCCTGCTGTGGATGTGGATCGCGAACCTGGCGCTCATGCTCGGGGTCGAGTTCGATGCCGCAGTCGAGCGGGCCCGTGAGCTCAGGGCGGGAGAGCCGGCGGAGTTCCGCGTGCGGCTTCCGCTGCGCGACGACACGCAGATCGAGGCGAAGAACCGTCGGTCGAGTGAGGAGGTCGCGGAGGCCAGGGAGCTGCGAAATCGTTCTGAGGGCGTGGACGGCTGA